From the genome of Oncorhynchus gorbuscha isolate QuinsamMale2020 ecotype Even-year unplaced genomic scaffold, OgorEven_v1.0 Un_scaffold_770, whole genome shotgun sequence:
ATTTAATCATTTATAAACATTAGATTATCACATCCGATGCAAAAAATGTCTAAGACATAAAATAGGTGTTTGCAGTCAGTCAGACAACCAGACAGACCGGCTCATGGTGTGaatgttttattcattttaaTGCATTGCTCGGTATGACTGCACTATTGGACCTAGAAACACTATCATTTTACAGCAcatgcgataacatctgcaaatctgtgtacgcgaccaataaacgGGTGATTTGATGTGGGTAAAAATCGCCAGATTACATGCGGTATCGGATACTGAACTACACTTGATTTTAGTTTTAGGGCTCCATTCAATCCGTATCGCCTAAAGTCAGCGCTCTTAGCGCTCTTGAAATGTTGAATGCAGTTTCCGAATGTATGCAGCGTTTAACTTGAATGGAGTTTCCGCGAGAACGTTGCGGTTCAATGTCTACTGCGCTCTAGCACTGACCTTCCGTGAAATAGATTGAATCGAGCCCGACGTTtagtttaattattttttttgctgatattaattattattttttttgcacAGATCAAATTCAGTGCTGAGTTAAAAACAAAACGTGCAGAAAATGTGTAGTTAGTCTGCCTGATACAACAGAACTAATAGAATAGTCCCAGAAGTGCAAACTCCAAGTACAATCAAGCACTGTCAAATGTATTTAACATGATGTAGCCTATTTGACCCAGGTCTAATAAATGTGTGGGCGTCTCCTCAGAGGTAGAGTGTCCCGAGGACTATTTTAGGCCATCTGAAAACTTGGAATCAATCAATCTGATTAATTATTAATTGATTGATCGCCTCTTCAGAGATGCGTTGTGCTTAGCACTCTGTATGCCATGGAGAAGGTAGCTCCCATGCCAACCATCCAAGCTAGACCTCTGCTGGGTTGGGGCAGGGGGAGGACGTAGGCCACCGTGTGGAAGAGCCTGGAACCAACAAACACCCGGAAGTGGAGCAGAGCAGTGGAGAGGTCGGGCCCCGTCAGGGTATACAGCAGACCAATCACTATGAACGGGATGATGTTCTCCAGGTCGTTCTGGTGGCatctggggaatgagagagagagaattcagattatctggggaatgagagagagagatcagattatctggggaatgagagagagttcagattatctggggaatgagagagagagttcagatcatctggggaatgagagagagagagttcagattatctggggaatgagagagagagttcagatcatctggggaatgagagagagagttcagatcatctggggaatgagagagagagttcagattatcgggggaatgagagagagagaggttctaatatggtgtgttggggggacaaagggggtgctgttggggctgtgtttctggacctaaggaaggcttttgatactgttaaccatgagattctcatcacaaaattgtccaagttcaacttttcccctgatgccttgagatggatgaaatcataccttgaaggcagaactcagtgtgcccgagtgagcaatgagctgtcgcctactcgtagctatgatgtgggcgtgccccaagggtcaatactggggcccctcctgttcagcctgtacattaatgatctgccttctgtctgtactgggtctgaagttcaaatgtatgcagatgatacagtgatatatgtgcatgcaaagagcaaacaacaagttGCACAGGAAcaccctactgtaatggtccaggttacaaagtggctcagtgactcgtgtttgcatctcaatgtgaaaaaaactgtttgcatgttctgcacaaagagggcaacagatgctactgagccagatgtctatgtgtcaggggagaagctccaggtgatatccgattttaagtaccttggcatcatacttgattccaacctctcttttaaaaagcatgtgaaaaaggtcattcaaataaccaaattcaacctagctaatttctgatttatacgaaattgtttgactacagaggtagcaaaactgtacttcaattctatgatactcccccacttaacatactgcttgactagttgggcccaagcttgctgtacaacattaaaacctattcagtctgtctacaaacaggctctcaaagtgcttgataggaagcccaataaccatcatcattgtcacatccttagaaagcatgagctcttgagttgggaaaatcttgtgcaatacaccgacgcatgtcttgtattcaagatccttaatggcctggctccccctccactcaatatttttgttaaacagaaaacccagacatatggcagcagatccacaaggtctgccatgagaggtgactgtatagttcccctaaggaaaagcacctgtagtaaatctgcattctctgtgagagcttcccatgtctggaatacactgccatcagacacacataactgcaccacatatcacactttcacaaaatgcttgaagacctggctaaaggtcaatcagatttgtgaacatggtccctagctgtgtgttgccgctttccatgttgtctgttgtctgtagcttgtgaggtgtggaaacactttgttgcttttatgaattttgttttgctgctttttgttctatgttgctctgtctgtatgctatgtcttgcttgtcctatgttgctatgtcttgcttgttctatggtgctattgtctatattgtaattgtttttaataacctgcccagggactgcggttgaaaattagccggctggctaaaaccggcacttttactgaaacgttgattaatgtgcactgtccctgtaaaaataaaataaactaaactaaaactaaactaccatgttgttgtcatgttgtactgctaccatgttgttgttatgttgtgctgctaccatgttgttgtcatgttgtgttgctaccatgttgttgtcatgttgtgttgctaccatgttgttgtcatgttgtgttgctaccatgttgttgtcttgttgtgttgctaccatgttgttgtcatgttgtgttgctaccatgttgtgctgctatcatgttgttgtcatgttgtgctgctaccatgttgttgtcatgttgtattgctaccatgttgttgtcatgttgtgctgctaccatgttgttgtcatgttgtgctgctaccatgttgttgtcatgttgtgctgctaccatgttgttgtcatgttgtgctgctaccatgttgttgtcatgttgtgctgctaccatgttgttgtcatgttgtgctgctaccatgttgttgtcatgttgtatggctaccatgctgtgttgttatgtgttgctgccatgctgtgttgttgtcttaggtctctctttatgtagtgttgtgttgtctctcttgccgtaatgtgtgttttgtcctatatttatatatatatatatttttaatcccagcccccgtccccgcaggaggccttttggtaggccgtcattgtaaataagaatttgttcttaactgacttgcctagttaaataaaggttgaatattTTTTTTACGTATCTATAAGTCTAGGGGGCCTCTATAAGTCTAGGGGGCTCTATAAGTCTAGGGGGCTCTATATAAGTTTGTGGGGGGGCTCTATAAGTCTAGGGGGCCTCTATAAGTCTAGGGGGCCTCTATAAGTCTAGGGGGTTCTATAAGTCTAGTGGGGCCTCTATAAGTTTGGGGGGCTCTATAAGTCTAGGGGGGCTCTATAAGTCTAGGGGGCCTCTATAAGTCTAGGGGGCTCTATAAATCTAGGGGGCCTCTATAAGTCTAGGGGGCTCTATAAGTCTAATGGGGCCTCTATAAGTTTGGGGGTGGCTCTATAAGTCTAGGGGGGCTCTATAAATCTAGGGGCCTCTAAAAGTCTAGGGGGCCTCTATAAGTCTAGGGGGCTCTATACGTCTAGGGGGCCTCTATAAGTCTAGTGGGGGGGCTCTATAAGTCTAGGGGGGCTCTAAAAGTCTAGGGGGCTCTATGAGTCTAGTGGGCCTCTATAAGTCTAGGGGGCTTCTATAAGTCTAAGGGGGCCTCTATCAGTCTGGGGGCCTCTATCAGTCTAGGGGGCTTCTATAAGTCTAGTGGGGCCTCTATCAGTCTAGTGGGGCCTCTATCAGTCTAGTGGGGCCTCTATCAGTCTAGTGGGGCCTCTATCAGTCTAGTGGGGCCTCTATCAGTCTAGTGGGGCCTCTATCAGTCTAGTGGGGCCTCTATCAGTCTAGTGGGGCCTCTATCAGTCTAGTGGGGCCTCTATCAGTCTAGTGGGGCCTCTATCAGTCTAGTGGGGCCTCTATCAGTCTAGTGGGGCCTCTATCAGTCTAGTGGGGCCTCTATCAGTCTAGTGGGGCCTCTATAAGTCTAGGGGGGCTCTATCAGTCTAGTGGGGCCTCTATAAGTCTAGGGGGGGCTCTATAAGGGTGGGCCTCTATAAGTCTAGGGGGCTCTATAAGGGTGGGCCTCTATAAGGGTGGGCCTACCTTCTCACACGTTCCACATCCGGATCAACTCTCAGCATCCTCTTCTTGTCCTCTGGAGTCTTAGCCATCCCTGTGTCTTCCATGTTGGCAAAACACTGTGGAGGCAGAGACAAGTTTACACCATAGAGATCATTTACAGGCTATATAAcactgtggagggagagacaagTTTACACCATAGAGTTAATTTACAGGCTATATAACACTGTGGAGGCAGAGACACTTTTACACCATAGAGTTCATTTACAGGCTATATAACACTGTGGAGGCAGAGACAAGTTTACACCATAGAGTTAATTTACAGGCTATATAACACTGTGGAGGCAGAGACACTTTTACACCATAGAGTTAATTTACAGGCTATATAACACTGTGGAGGCAGAGACACTTTTACACCATAGAGTTCATTTACAGGCTATATAAcactgtggagggagagacaagTTTACACCATAGAGTTCATTTACAGGCTATATAACACTGTGGAGGCAGATGACCTCATTCCCATACCTTTCTCGTGAAGCGGAAGTAAGCAGTCATAGGAGACATCAGCATCATCTTGAGGACGACGACAGTGGCGTAGGTAGAGAAGGCCAGGAACACCTCGCTGTCTATCATATGAGTTAGCTCAGCCATTGCTGTTGGGTTCGAGTCCCGCTGGAAAACAGAGCAGAACAACATAAACTTAGCCGATCACACGGTTTAGGTTTGATTGAACTTCAATAAAGGACGACGATAAGTGGCGCAGGTAGAGAAGGACAGGAACACCTCGCTGCTGTCTATCAACGATGGCGTTTCCTTCATCTTGGTGTCACTCTGCTACGACCAATCTGTAGTCTGACTGATGTAGAGGCTAGCATCTATAAACACAGCTGTTAGGGGATCTGTAGTCTGGTGTCTAGGCTAGTATCTATAACCACAGCTGTTAGGGGATCTGTAGTCTGGTGTCTAGACTAGCATCTATAAACACAGCTGGTGTTATGGGATCTGTGTCTGACTGGTGTCTAGACTAGCATCTATAAACACAGTTGCTGTTAGGGGATCTGTAGTCTGACTGATGTAGAGGCTAGCAACTATAAACACAGCTGCTGTTAGGGGATCTGTAGTCTGACTGATGTAGAGGCTAGTAACTATAAACACAGCTGCTGTTATGGGATCTGTGTCTGACTGGTGTCTAGACTAGTATCTATAAACACAGCTGCTGTTATGGGATCTGTAGTCTGACTGGTGTAGAGGCTAGCATCTATAAACACAGCTGTTAGGGGATCTGTAGTCTGGTGTAGAGGCTAGCATCTATAAACACAGCTGTTAGGGGATCTGTAGTCTGGTGTAGAGGCTAGCATCTATAAACACAGCTGTTAGGGGATCTGTAGTCTGACTGGTGTCTAGGCTAGCATCTATAAACACAGCTGTTAGGGGATCTGTAGTCTGACTGGTGTCTAGGCTAGCATCTATAAACACAGCTGTTAGGGGATCTGTAGTCTGGTGTAGAGGCTAGCATCTATAAACACAGCTGTTAGGGGATCTGTAGTCTGACTGGTGTCTAGGCTAGCATCTATAAACACAGCTGTTAGGGGATCTGTAGTCTGGTGTAGAGGCTAGCATCTATAAACACAGCTGTTAGGGGATCTGTAGTCTGACTGGTGTCTAGGCTAGCATCTATAAACACAGCTGTTAGGGGATCTGTAGACTGGCTGATGTAGAGGCTAGCATCTATAAACACAGCTGTTAGGGGATCTGTAGTCTGGTGTAGAGGCTAGCATCTATAAACACAGCTGTTATGGGATCTGTAGTCTGACTGGTGTAGAGGCTAGCATCTATAAACACAGCTGTTAGGGGATCTGTAGTCTGACTGGTGTCTAGGCTAGCATCTATAAACACAGCTGTTAGGGGATCTGTAGTCTGACTGGTGTCTAGACTAGCATCTATAAACACAGCTGCTGTTATGGGATCTGTAGTCTGACTGGTGTAGAGGCTAGCATCTATAAACACAGCTGTTAGGGGATCTGTAGTCTGGTGTAGAGCCTAGTATCTATAACCACAACTGTTAGGGGATCTGTAGTCAACTTGTACCTGGAGATAACTCTGCAGATACCAATACTGTCTGAAAAGttatagtcaatcaatcaataatataattattagatgggaggggttgaatagagctgaagggtgggactggatggtgttcagagatagatgggaggggttgaatagagctgaagggtgggactggatggtgttcagagatagatgggaggggttgaatagagctgaagggtgggactggatggtgttcagagatagatgggaggggttgaatagagctgaagggtgggactggatggtgttcagagatagatgggaggggttgaatagagctgaagggactggatggtgttaagagatagatgggaggggttgaatggagctgaagggactggatggtgtttagagatagatgggaggggttgaatagagctgaagggtgggactggatggtgttgagagatagatgggaggggttgaggggagctgaagggactggatggtgttaggagatagatgggtggggttgaggggagctgaagggactggatggtgttcagagatagatgggaggggttgaggggagctgaagggactggatggtgttgagagatagatgggaggggttgaggggagctgaagggtgggactggatggtgttcagagatagatgggaggggttgaatggagctgaaggttgggactggatggtgttgagagatagatgggaggggttgaggggagctgaagggactggatggtgttaggagatagatgggaggggttgaggggagctgaagggactggatggtgttcagagatagatgggaggggttgaggggagctgaagggtgggactggatggtgttgagagatagatgggtggggttgaggggagctgaagggactggatggtgttcagagatagatgggaggggttgaggggagctgaagggactggatggtgttcagagatagatgggaggggttgaggggagctgaagggactggatggtgttcagagatagatgggggaggttgaatggagctgaagggtgggactggatggtgttaagagatagatgggaggggttgaatggagctgaagggactggatggtgttgagagacagatgggaggggttgaatggagctgaagggactggatggtcttcagagatagatgggaggggttgaatggagctgaagggactggatggtgttgagagacagatgggaggggttgaatggagctgaagggactggatggtgtttagagatagatgggaggggttgaatagagttGAAgattgggactaataacaacaagataacaaatgtaaaacatactgtgtctgtaaaatgtatataggttcagaacttttgttaAATAACACAGTTACAAATATACATGgaaaatagaaatcaaactggacaGACATCAGAAATAAAGGAAGGCCAGGATTAAAAACAGTCCAAATATAACTATTTCACAATAGATTGTGCCCGTAAATGTATATAGTaaaagcctaagtgttgttgttcgCTGGTTTACTCCAATCAGGGGAGGGGTCGTAGGGTATGTGGGAAATACTaaaagaaaatacattttaaaaagatgTGTATATATCGCTTCCAATCCCTGGTATATTTATATGGtaaatatgaatatatatatatatatatatatatatatatatatacaaacacacatctttttaaaatgtattttatttattttttatttttatatatttaccATATAAATATACCAGGGATTGGAAGTGATGCAGACAATTGCATTATCTatttgcaatattaaagctgatctaccctcTAAAAAGGTTTTTAAAAAGCAAAGCAGTCTATTGTTAAGTCCTTTAAAATCCATTCAATGCACTATCAATATGCACCGCACCGCTATGTTTTGCCTGTCAGTGTCAACAGAAACATTGTCATTTAAAATACAACAACAATCTGTTTGAATGACAAACTACTGCAAGTTCCCGTATGTTTACTGTGTTCAGTTTCACGGCTCTTATCACTATCATAGCAGCGCAGCGGTTCGGTTTTATCATTAAAATGTAACCGGCACATACGGCGTCGGATAAGTAGCCTAACATGAAGGCAAAGTTCAACAAAATAATGGCGCGAGGAGTTAGGGATTAAAGAAAAACACGTAGTTTTACTGATGTTACTAAAGTCTGTTACTGGCGTGCAACTCGTCCTGCACCGGCTGTAGATTAAACACACAGAAAAACCCCGTGGATGAACTTTGATGAGTGTGTAAATATATTCCTACCAGTCTGGATTGTAAGTCCTTCTTTCTGGAAATCAGGAGTATATTTCACAGACCAGAGATCGTTTGACACTGCAAAAGAAGGCGTTGTTGAATTCTGGGACACTTGGGCAGAGGCCACATGTGGTGTTGCGAAATTGAGGACAGGTTGAACAGACACACATTCCACTACCAACGGTAAACATTGTTATTGTTAGGCAGCAATTTGTATGGTATACATACCCTTacgaaaaaatattgtagacagAGTGCAGTACAACTGCAGtacactgtagtataactgtagttggAGTGCAGTACAACTGTAGTACACTGTAGTATAAATGTAGTTAGAGTGCAGTACAACTGCAGTACACTGTAGTATAAATGTAGTTAGAGTGCAGTacaactgtagtataactgtagttagagtgcagtacaactgtagtacactgtagtataactgtagtataactgtagttagAGTGCAGTACAACTGTAGTACACGTTAGTATAACTGTAGTACAcggtagtataactgtagtacactgtagtataactgtagtataactgtagtataactgtagttagagtgcagtacaactgcagtacactatagtataactgtagttagAGTGCAGTACAACTGCAGTgcactgtagtataactgtagttagAGTGCAGTACAACTGTAGTATAACTGCAGTTCGGGGGCAGTATAACTGCAGGTCGGGGGCAGTATTACTGCAGTTCGGGGGCAGTATAACTGCAGGTCGGGGGCAGTATAACTGCAGGTCgggtgcagtataactgcaggtcgggggcagtataactgcaggtctggggcagtataactgcaggtcgggggcagtataactgcaggtcgggggcagtataactgcaggtcgggggcagtataactgcaggtcggggcagtataactgcaggtctggggcagtataactgcaggtcg
Proteins encoded in this window:
- the LOC124020212 gene encoding microsomal glutathione S-transferase 1-like produces the protein MAELTHMIDSEVFLAFSTYATVVVLKMMLMSPMTAYFRFTRKCFANMEDTGMAKTPEDKKRMLRVDPDVERVRRCHQNDLENIIPFIVIGLLYTLTGPDLSTALLHFRVFVGSRLFHTVAYVLPLPQPSRGLAWMVGMGATFSMAYRVLSTTHL